The genomic interval GACATGGTTTAGCTGACCTTGCCAATAGTCCCACGTGTACTGGTGCTCAGGTCGACTTCCAGTGATCTCCCAAAGGTCAAGAATATTGTCTGGCAATCCGCCGACATCGGTTATCTGTGGATTAAAAGTTTGcgataaaatatataataccaATTTTTTAGTTACCCGTTCAGATATATTTCTTTAgttgtttggggtttaacgtcgcacttcgTTTGTACGGCGGCCGTGAGTTTCTTTGGAGGAGAGGAACCGAGAGTGACGGGGTAAACCACCGTCCTGTAGCAAGTTAAGCCCCAGTTACACCTGACCTAAGACTACCAACGACCTCTACTATTCATTGAAATCTTCTTATCGTGGTCACTGGCGCCAGAATGTTTTTTTGCCAAGAAATTGTTTGCTGTGACATTTAAAACGAACGTATCGACTCTCGCAGGACTCCATTATGCAACGTAGTCACGTGATTTCATGAAATCCAAAGTGTCAACGATTTTTCTCTGCCAGATTGTAGTTGTGGCTTGGCCTTTACTGGCGAACCACGTGACATTTACCTATTGGTGGAAGTCAAGCGTTCTCCAACTTAATTCATATTACTTTCTCGCAATGGTAAATAAAATGTTCGCTCAGTAGTTAGGCTCACTATAAATCAGCTATTGTGGTTTcaccacactcaaaaaattgtccaccacactcaaaaaattaatatgttaaatttttaacagaaagtatgttgtctgagtgatgttagaatgtattctgctaatgcaacaggttattctgttaattcaacataaagattctattagactataGGAATGTTATGCTGAACATGACAGAGTATTGTGTTATAAGAACAGAAtgtattctagcatcacacaaacaacagacttcctgttaaagataacagattaatttttgagtgcagattttcacattttaggtcAATAATCCAGGAGATACGGTAGCATGTAAGCAGtgtggtcggtaatcacagttcacgctcTATGGTGATGCCAATGGtggacacactcggtactgagtgctgtgcactgtgattaccgaccacttCTGTTTtgggtttgtgttttttttagtagatattcaacacaatatcacaCTGGTCAAATACATTCTTTACCATCGCTCAGgcaactttctgttaaatttatgtTTCAGGTTTAAAAAAGCATATTTCAGGTTTTCCACGATTTTTGCTCATGGAGCAGACAAGATTTCCACGCCTAATGATCGATGTTTACTTGCTTCTTTATCGCGAATATTCAGATCTCCGCCAAAGATGACAGCTCTGTCTTTGTCCACATTCTCCATTGCCTGTAAAGCCACCAGTAGCTGCTTCTTTCGCTCCTCGTCATGCGAATCCATGCTCTCGAGATGTGACGTCATAAGATAGCACTGCACGTTGTTCACGATACACTGAAATATGCAAAagatatttttacttatttatttgtttgatttgtgtttaatgctgtatttAAGAATCTTACCTATACGACCGTGGTCAAGTCACTGGCgccagaaaacaaaatgactgaaaaacaaaacgatGTGTCTGGAGTAAAGCATGCACTGGCTtttgttaggtacctgacaaaaactTTCCtggatttttcacttacatgttgTCGGCCAGTTTATCATGTGGATAAACCAGGTATTTCCTGAGAAAACCTGTGATCTTTGCTacttacctgacaaacttccggAATTTGTCGGCGGTCAGGTTTTCGGGTGTAAAAACTTATAGTGATCTCGCGTCACGCTTTGGTATTCGAAGCCTCAAGAACCATACGAGAGCAATAACACGAATACATCTAAGGACAACTATGAATCTAGAGTCTTGAAAATTCAGACTCGTGAAGCGAAATGGATCCACCTTAATAACTGTGTAAGGGCAGGCAAATTTTTACAAAATCGTTTCTATAGAGTACTAAAGGGAACTTTCGTGTTCGGATTCTTTTCGCCAGAGTCCTACTGTAAcaacagtcctactgtatcatgtttCATGTCAAAAATATGAGGTTAGTTTTACTGACATTATCTTACCGATCATCTGTTTCACTATGTTCTTTAGCTGGAAATAACAACAGTTGtgtacagtacagccggatcctaACCAATAATCTTTTTCCGATGACCAATcttataataaatgtaataaaaaatagttgcctaacatattTGACAGGTCATTTTGTACAAATTGCCTTTAGCAATCAAAGGTTTGGGCGGAGTTTCCTTACCTTGACAGTCTGCAGCTTTCTGGCCATGACGCTGGTCGGGAAGGGATGGACCACGTGCTCCTCAACTGTCACACAACTCTTCCTCAACAAAATGGCGGTGAAGTAGTCCTTATCACTGGCCTGTAAGACTGTATAGTGGGGGCACTCCTTCTTCAACATTAAGAACGTCTGACGAATAACTTCCTGTAGAAACACAACTTCCGGATGTTCTCTGCGCAGAATGAAAGGCAACAAAAGAATTATGCTTATGTACTGTTCAAATATCACATTCAGTTATTGGGAATATGACTAAAATATAGATATGCGTTCAAAAGctaggtgtatttatttatttatttatttaattggagttttgCGCCgtgatcaaaaatatttcacttgtacgaatTATTGTGACGTGAAACTGGGccgagcccgaaggaaacctaCGAGCACCCGCAGATTTctggcaaacctttccacgtatatAAAAGCAGAGTGCGGAAGGGCCATATGTCAACCATGTCTTGCTTAAAGTCACTTATATTGCCTATGCCTAGACCTTTGTTACCTTCCCTGGTCTGACAACATGGGGTCTAGTACTGATTATCTCCATTGCGCAACTTGCCCctgtttcattggctgagaaTTTCTCAGGGCTGTGGCGCTGGATTCAAAAGTAAGAACGGCTTGGGAGAGCGCGATCACTTGAGAATTCTCCTGACAGAAGCTTTACTGTGCTATAATACCACCTCTGAAAGGACAGCGCATCTCGTTTTCACAGTGAGGAAATTCCTTAATGGTTTGACACGTGACGGATATGTCGGCCTGTGTGAACATGACCGGCAACAAAACCATGGCAACTCCACGAGATGTAACAGAGGCAGTTCTCTCCTCCCCAGTTTGGGAATAATTTCGAAAATGAGAGATTTTCCGATTCCCGGCGTACGGCGCAATGTTATCCAAACACAGCCTCTCTACCGACAATCCGCCAGTGTTggttgaaagaaaataaattctgCTTGTCTTTCTCTATTAATGCGCGACAGATTTATTGTCGTTAGGACAGATGCTAGGCCACGGGGGGGATGAATCTGATAGCTATACTACCAGTACTATCCGTACGCCGTACAGCCATGTCAGTGAGGAATTCCTCACGAAAGCAAAGCTGTCGTGATTTCAAGAGAGATTTGCCAACAGCCAATCAGAGAGCTACCTCCGAAACAATGGCGGTGATGTGTACTTGAGCCTATATGTCAATCGGATCAAGCGTCTGGACTATGAGGATTAGAGATTAAGCCAACCTGCACCGCTTAACACTGGGTTTTTAGGAACGATTATTTTATCATAGGACGATATTCACTCTGTTTTCCATAAGCGCCTATTTGCTCGCAGAGATCTGTTACTCCAACGAGTAAAATCCCACAACTTTCACGTGATCTCGTCGGAAAAAAAGACTGAAGTGGAGCGGAACATTTTCAAATCAACACAAATTTATTGTGTTTTAGATATTTTGGTGATAATTAAAACCCGTTACTCTTAATTATCTTTACTTGCaatcacatttgtttatttgaatgttgatttatttcgtattcaagaatatttcacttacacgacggaggacagcattatggtacgTGATGATAATAACAGCGATATGATACCGATAATAACTCAAACGTTGATTggttgtttacatttattactCGGCACTTACGTGTTGATGACGTCACACACGGCCAGTGTTCTCAGCCTGAGGTTTTTGCTCTGTAGTCCGTTAATGTTCCAGCAGATAAGTTTCATGGTATACCTGGACGCACGCTGGCGCTCTTCATATCGACGGATCGACATTGTTCTGTGAGACAaaccaacagaaaataaataaataacaaaaatcaacaaaaacagattaaaaagaaaaaatgcacCTACCTCACGATACAGATAgctaattaacataatccagaatgaccaatgaaatcaacCGAACCATCGTAAGTCGGAACATGTTCACGTTGTGAAGTTACTGTGGCTGATCCAGGTTCGTTAATGTGGAAACTATCTATGCTTCCCTTGTGAGCGATCGATGCATTGCTGAGGCAGTATTTTTTTATTAGCTGGAAACGTAGGACTCGGTATTCGACACTATCCACAATATACGTTATGTTTATATTAATGAAGAAACATCTACCCGTTGACCAATTGAAATTTTTGCTCCACTGTCAAGATATTTTTCTCGTAAGAAGAGTTTATTGGCTGGCAAGGATTACGTCACAAGTTACGCGAATCAGAAAACCAGGCAGGCGTCTGTCGACAGAGCATAGTATCGACAGATTCGAATGGCCTGTCGTGGAAAGATTAACCCTGCCTCTGTTGTTGATATTTTATACGCATGATCTGATTCAGTGAATTCATTCATGCGTGTGGCGACCGCACGAAAAATTGCTGTAGCCAGAAATACGCTAGATATGTGGAATAGGTTGACTATTTGTCACGTAGTCAAAATATgacttttgaaaatatttgaaaatagcCATACACTAATCAGTCTATCATgaagaagatacatgtataggcctagaGGTGGCTAGCGTGCCAGCGAGGCGCAGTGACCTCGGATCGTCTCACTAATGAGGTCGATGTCAGTCCAATTCACACCGATTTCCTCCACGTGGAAAGGACCGatagcaacttgcggatggtcgtggtttcccccccaccattatgctggccaacgtcgtttatgtgaaatatccttgagtagggcgatgaaacaccaatcaaataaataaataaataaataaataaataaacatacatgtgaccACCGTGGTATATATTCTGTACGAAGCAAAAAGTTGAGTTTATAATGAAGACACCGATACAGCCACTTATATAAAAGCAGCGTCTTAACAAATCTAGAAGTAATTGCCAGCGTGGATATATTCGCGTTCTGCACCCACTACATCTACCCTTCACTGCTATACAGTGTAGCGGGCAACTTGCGTACCCAATTACACCTGGCCTAACCCTCTTCGCGTGTCGCGTCAAATATTTTCAATTGACGCTGTACAAAACATCCGGGACGTATAGGTTGATCAGTTATTGActcgatttatttgtttgtttggtgttttacgccgtcctcaagaatatttcacttgcaagacgacggcaagcattatggtggggggccaacccacggccatccacaggttgctgaaagtcCTTCCCGCTAActgccagagaagaagccagaatgagctggacttgaactcacagcgaccgcattggtgaaaggcaccggggtcattatgctgcgctagtgtgcgaatcaactgagctacggagacTCCGGTTGAATAGAGCTAAATGTAATACACACACTGAGGGTGAAATATTCATTCGTTTATAAATCGGCGTTTGAATATTGCTCATTTATGCACATAATCAAGTTTCAAGTTACTTTACTGCCTTTTGTGATGAATACAATATTGCTTTCACAACTGAATTTAGTGCATGGCACGTATAGTATAGATATCTACAGTCCCTTTCATAAGGTTTCTGAAGCTATCTAGGTGATACGTATTACAGACGTATATTGCCAAAGtaagtgtatgtgtatgtttgggtttttaacaaattaacctgttcattttaacttagagtctgttgtctgagtgatgctagattgcGTTCTGTTAAGacaataacaatattaatactgcatgtgttatattcaactgTTAGTTTTAATATAATCTCTATGAtgatttaatagaatatatgtgttatatttaacgaAATAACTTGTCGcaatagcaaaatacattctaacatcacacagaaaacagattttttgttAGAATTAAGTTTTGAGTGAACTTagcaatttttaagtcatagtCCGTACAGTCAAATTCGACCACGTTTCACTCCTAGGTCCTCACATCGACAATAAAGAATGTTGTCTACTTCTTATATTCATCCATATATTCATATTAACACCCTTTTCGCATGGTAAATCGTACCAAAATAAATGctaaaaatatagaaaaacGCAGGCAAATTCTGTTAGCAAACCGGTTTCCTTGAAGCCACAAAGGGTTCGATAGCTACACCGTACTGGTGTCACGGGTGAATACACTTTCCCTACTGTTACTTTAGTAAATGTGTCAATTTCAACTCCGCTTAACGACTTGAACGAATGTAAATCAAAGGTCGTAAAATAATAACCAAATAAAGGAATAAGTAAATTAACAGAATCAATCACTttgcatgttatttatttatttgattggtgtttacgctgtaCGTAAGACTATATCACTCATACCACTCataccagaattatggtgggaggtaactgggcagagcacggaggaaaccaacgaccatccgcatgttgctgacagaccttcccacccatCTAAAATGTGCCTTTCCCCGAAGTAATTTGGGCCTATGTTGTCCATTGTTGATTCCTATCTTGCAGATGACGTTTTGTTAGCTATTTTGTACCGTATTACATCTACTCATGTTTTGGAGACTAACGGCTAATCCCGCTTGCAGTACACGATTGCTTGATGGATCCTAGCATCTGTTTGTCATGCCACCATTTCGAGAGCTTATCGTCACCGAAGGGCAAAAGTAGCAGGGATGCCATGCTGATCGGCGGCAAAGTTGTTGCACAAAGATAGTCTTATGGCAGAAAGCAAATTAGGTATTTCCACTGATTTTCTTAACTACCATGTACAACTTACGTATCTTCCTTCAGGATGCACACCACAGCATATCCTCACTCTGTATTGGCCTAGAAAAACCAAGCCTAGATATGTTTTAAGCCAAGGTTAGATTTTACGTTGTGTCTAGCTGTATGGGGCATTGCTGCTGAGAAGACTATTCAACTGCACGTGATGAATGCCTTTTGACAAGTCACTTGCCTAGTCCTTTTGTCACGTGTCGTGTTACCAACATAATTCTTTATCATACAAATGCCGAGGCGTCTAACAATATTACAAAGGTGTCTATATTtaactgtatgttaaatatagCTGTATGTTAAATATAGCCTTCTCCgaccgtaaatgggaaggtctgtcagcaaccctgcggatgatcgtgggttttcgcccggttctgcccggtttcctcccaccataatgctgactgccgtcgtataagtgaaatattcttgagtacggcataaaacaccaatcaaataaataaaaaaaatacccccTATGTCTATATGAATGAACttccggccccgatagcacaacTGGTagtggtagagcgtccacttcgggagcggtagatccagggtcaatcctgggtcgagtcacgcctaagacttcaaaagaggaagttgtaacttcctcgcttggcgttcagcatgaaggtggaaagtgcaacgactggttgacccgtatcagtataatgactctggcggggcagcttacttgccttcggtaaggcgtctcattgaagcagcactggataaaagagcagtggaaatccgtcctgcaatacgGAGGAACATTATATGcgctctaaggatttcttcgtcgtcacatgactgaataattgttaagtacgacgttaaaccccaagtacccAATCACTATATGAATGAATCTCCATGTACAAATAAAGCCTCAGTCTATACGTTATTTGCATTCAGTTACTTAtcattttatattaatttatttcactggagttttacaacgtactcaagaatatttaacttatactacggcggccagcatcatggtgggaggaaaccgtgcagagcccggggaaaacccacgaccaatctATGATAAATCTCCAGTGCTACAATACAGCATGCAATGgttttcattaatttaatttactCTCCGCTTCTTGCACAAGAATGTCTGCAGTGATTAAATGTAGTTATATTCTCCAAGACCATCTTGTTTCAGTTTCACTAATGTCTAGTGGAGACAGATGAACCAGTAAGAGGAGACAAATGAACCAGTGACAGATTAGAACTCATGTCGTCACAAATCGcatgactatacatgtaaataatgtataATTACCTGAACTAGAATGTAACAGGcgaattaaaaaataaaactcagaGTAAAACAAGGAGTTGTCCTTGTTTAGTGTTGGAGATCATTGTTGACCGTTAGAATGTAACTCTTATCCCTCGAGGCTACATTTtctatttactatttatttgattgttgttttacgccaaaaTCAAGAATTTCTCATGCATGCAGTCTGTCTTAAGCAAGGGCGAAtccaggaggaaaccgggcagagcccgaggaaaaccaaTGACCACGGTGAATATATAAGTTTGCTGTctaaggctgggtttgaaccccagTCATTTGTGCTagcgatattaaaaggatggcACAGGTATTTGTGATGATGTCTCCTATATAAGTCTACATCATCCTTGAGGAAGCTCCGCTGGCCTAATGCTCAGGGCGTGTTGGGtcacaataaagactaaaaatggtATTCACTTgacactgaggggttagagcaaggagcaGTGTGACCGTGtcgggtgtcatatctggtgtcatgAATATTATACTTTAGTGTTGGTagtactttggcagcatggattgAATCAAgacaagaagacagtatatgtacacactcctaatgactcctcgttgccatatgactgaaaaagtacaacttaaaaTCCCaaacatccatacatacatccgTGCacccatacatatatccatCCATCAACCTAGAACATCCCTTTTattcattgtgacgtcatgcagCTGGATTATTGCTCTGAGTGGTTATTCATGGTGACGTCATGCAGCTGGCCAAGTGCTCTGAGAGGTTATTAATGGTGACGTCATGCAGTTGACCTAGTGCTCTagggccgcttgcacaaagcgatcgaaggctaagttgattgtaactgcCATGGTGATATATGTTGAAGACATACGTTGCCAACGTAGCCTACGATTGCTTTGTGCAAAAGGCCCGAGGGCGGTTACTCATGGTGACATCATGCAGACGAGTTTGATAGTTTACAGCGACAATGTTGTGCAcgtcatgtaggcctacacgtaagCTAACGATCATTATGTACAAATATGTCAATGAGTTCAATTTCATTAACGTAATGGGAACTGTTAGGTGTTTTCTTCATAATGTGAAACAGTATTCATAGACAACAGTAGTCAAATTAGTTTTACTAATTTCCTTGATTAGAAATAAAGATTTGTCTCGGAAGTTCAATATGCAAACCCAAACTCAAGACACGGCTTGCTCGTACTTGCATGAGAGCGGTCTCACACCATCTTTGTAGCGTAGCATAATTTTTACATGGTGAGATTAAGTGCTTATGGTATGAAAGTGATTCAATGGTTTTGTAGTATATACACGTCATATGCAGTTAAAGGGCAGGTAACTCTAGGTCATATAAAATTTTATTACAGATAACGTTCCAGGCTCTATTGTCACAAATGTTttataagaaaacatttattgtaCTTAACTGTAAAATGGTTCTTGCTTGTTGCCGTACCTGTCGCCATCTTCCCGTATGATACCGGCTCACACAGAGATGCATTTTGTTTGTCTCTTCCTCAGGCCTATACTACACGAATAAAGAAGACTTTGACCAGACCTACTTTGTTGAATTATTCCGAGTCTTACAGTATCAGGAACAGATACAGTTCTAATGTTTGGTTCATCAGGTATAGCATCTAAATGTTAAACACCATTCATTTCAAGTATTGCTCGGGTTACTGCTGttctatgtatttatctgattggtgttttacgccgtactcaagaatatttcactcataccacggCAGTCAGCGTtaaaccgggtagaacccgtGGGACACCTACGaccttgctgtcaggccttcacT from Liolophura sinensis isolate JHLJ2023 chromosome 3, CUHK_Ljap_v2, whole genome shotgun sequence carries:
- the LOC135463404 gene encoding tyrosyl-DNA phosphodiesterase 2-like yields the protein MSIRRYEERQRASRYTMKLICWNINGLQSKNLRLRTLAVCDVINTEHPEVVFLQEVIRQTFLMLKKECPHYTVLQASDKDYFTAILLRKSCVTVEEHVVHPFPTSVMARKLQTVKCIVNNVQCYLMTSHLESMDSHDEERKKQLLVALQAMENVDKDRAVIFGGDLNIRDKEITDVGGLPDNILDLWEITGSRPEHQYTWDYWQGQLNHVKVAKETRFRFDRIYLRRNARPSLIPTNFKMVGLEKLSSCHDFASDHWGIMVTFAIRRR